The window TTGATCGGGAACGTCTGCTGGTCCTCGGCGTAGGTCGTACTAAAGTCGCCTGCTTCACGATAAAACATTATGCGCGTCCTTCTTTGTTTAGCTTGCCGGAAATCTCCGGCATCCGGTTCAACATGTCAGTATCAAACACGCTCAATGATCTTCTCCCCGAACAAGCCCTGCGGACGGAATACCAGGAACAACAGGGCCAACATGTAAGCGAACCAGTTCTCTGTCGCGCCGCCAAGGAAAGGCGCCCCAATCAGGAATTCAAACAGCTTCTCGCCCACACCGATGATCAGTCCACCCACGATAGCACCCGGAATGGAGGTAAATCCGCCAAGCATAAGGACCGGCAAAGCTTTCAAAGCGATCAGAGACAGCGAGAACTGAACACCCGATTTCGCGCCCCACATAATCCCTGCGACCAAGGCCACAAACCCCGCCAGAGACCAAACAAGTATCCAGATAAAGTTAAGCGATACACCGACGGACAAAGCCGCCTGATGGTCATCTGCCACAGCCCGCATCGCGCGGCCCTGTTTGGTGTATTGAGCGAACACAACCAACCCGATCACCAGCAACGCAGCAATCACACTTGCAACAATGTCTAGGTTATCGATGAAGAAGCCGTAGCCCAAGGCCTCATAAGTGGTGCCCTCCAGCCAGACGTTCATGCCCTGCGGCAGACACGCGCCCTCAGCCGCACAGACGTTCAGCGCCTTCAACTCAGACCCCCACATCAAGTCGGCTACACCTTCAAGGAAATAGGCCAGACCGATGGTCGCCATGAAGAGAATAATCGGCTCTTGTCCGACAAGGTGGCGGAACACAAACCGCTGCACAGCCCAAGCCAACACGATCATTACAAAAACGGTCAAGACGATGGCAAAGAACGAATGCACCGTCCAGCCAAACTTGTGCACATCTGTGCCGAAAATCGCGTTGATCAGGTGCGAAAACGGCACCTGCCCGTTCTGGATGCCGACCAGTGTCATCGCCGCAAACAGCGCCATGACCCCTTGGGCGTAGTTGAAAATCCCCGACGCTTTATAGATAAGCACAAAGCCCAATGCTACGAGAGCGTAAAGCACCCCGGCCATCAGCCCGTTCGCGAACACTTCTATTGTGAATGCCAGTTGTTCATTCATGTCGCGTCTCCCTACTCGTGTGCCACGCCAAGGTAAGCATCAATGACATCTTGATTGTTGCGCACGTCATGTGGCGTGCCGTCGCCAATCTTTTTGCCGTAATCCATCACCACCACTCGGTCGCTCAGGTCCATCACAACACCCATGTCATGCTCAATAAGCGCAATTGTGGTGCCAAATTCATCATTCACATCAAGGATAAAGCGGCTCATGTCCTCTTTCTCCTCAACGTTCATCCCCGCCATTGGCTCATCCAACAACAAGATCGAAGGCTCAGCCGCCAATGCGCGTGCCAATTCGACTCGTTTTTTCAACCCGTAGGGCAAGCGTGAGACAGGCGTCTTGCGAATGGCCTGAATCTCAAGAAAATCGATGATCTTCTCTGCCACTTCGCGGTTCTCTACCTCTTCGCGCTCCGCAGAGCCCTTCCACAGCATCTGAGACAACATACCAGTCTTCATATGTGTCAGACGGCCGGTCATCACGTTGTCCAGCACCGACATCCCCTCGAACAAGGCAATGTTCTGAAATGTGCGCGCAATACCCTGTTGGGCAACCTGAAACGGCTTCATCGGAGGACGGCGCGTTCCCTGGTACCAAACCTCGCCCTCCTGAGGCACGTAGAACCCCGAGATCACGTTCAACATCGACGATTTACCAGCACCGT is drawn from Sulfitobacter sp. S223 and contains these coding sequences:
- a CDS encoding branched-chain amino acid ABC transporter permease, whose product is MNEQLAFTIEVFANGLMAGVLYALVALGFVLIYKASGIFNYAQGVMALFAAMTLVGIQNGQVPFSHLINAIFGTDVHKFGWTVHSFFAIVLTVFVMIVLAWAVQRFVFRHLVGQEPIILFMATIGLAYFLEGVADLMWGSELKALNVCAAEGACLPQGMNVWLEGTTYEALGYGFFIDNLDIVASVIAALLVIGLVVFAQYTKQGRAMRAVADDHQAALSVGVSLNFIWILVWSLAGFVALVAGIMWGAKSGVQFSLSLIALKALPVLMLGGFTSIPGAIVGGLIIGVGEKLFEFLIGAPFLGGATENWFAYMLALLFLVFRPQGLFGEKIIERV
- a CDS encoding ABC transporter ATP-binding protein, with translation MKDNAESYVTADGRTIGPVVMEMKNITLRFGGVEAIKDISFDIREGEIRAIIGPNGAGKSSMLNVISGFYVPQEGEVWYQGTRRPPMKPFQVAQQGIARTFQNIALFEGMSVLDNVMTGRLTHMKTGMLSQMLWKGSAEREEVENREVAEKIIDFLEIQAIRKTPVSRLPYGLKKRVELARALAAEPSILLLDEPMAGMNVEEKEDMSRFILDVNDEFGTTIALIEHDMGVVMDLSDRVVVMDYGKKIGDGTPHDVRNNQDVIDAYLGVAHE